One Bos taurus isolate L1 Dominette 01449 registration number 42190680 breed Hereford chromosome 4, ARS-UCD2.0, whole genome shotgun sequence genomic window, ctgacccataccggCACAGGAGACACACAAACTCAGTTCTGTTTcaatctctgtggggtctctgggtcctggtgtgcacacaagttttgtttgagccctttgagcatctctggcaggtatgggctTTGATTCTAAACGtgtttgcccctcctaccatcttgctgggacttctcctttgcccttggacgtgggatatctccgtAGTCACTCCAGCACAGTGCAGGTGCTGCTCCAGCACCACATGGcaggcgtggggtatctcctcaccctTGTTCCAGTGGTGCTCCAGAGCATTTAGATAATGCTCATAACTTCAGAGCATTATCTAAATAAAAAGGATTTGTAGTAAAGATATGCGGGATGGGCCATAGAATCTaatgaaatggaaatgaaaacaattcaACCCAAGTCTTTCTAACAGGGTTTGAAGATGGGTCTCTGGCTGGAAGTGGGTGAAGAGGGCAGAGCAGCTTTATGCTatcctctgtctttcctattGAGTTGGAACCTACCCACTTCCTTCTTTCAGTCCTTTTGTGGCTGGAAAGTGTCATTGTAGAAAATGCCAAAAATAGAAACTGGCTTTGGCACAATACCAAGCTCTGGCTTTCCACAGAgcctatttctttcatcagtgcagTAAGTAACCAAGCTATGGTCCCCAAATGTGGTTCATGAGTGCCGAGAACAGCACCTGAAATTCTCACCACTGAAGAAAGTAAAATGCACAGTGAGAGTCACAAAAAAGAACGCAAGCTAGGAGGAAATTTTAGGATCACATCTCAACCTCGATGGTTACAagtgaagaagctgaggctcagaaaacaGAAGTGATTTTCTCAGGATTGTTCTGCCAGTTGGGAGCAAAACTGGAACTGAATCTGAAATCTGATGACCACAATCCCACGTTCTTCCTGTTACATCACATATGCTACCATCTGGAGCATCAAGAGTGTGTCACAGCCACTACTGGGGAGCAGCATCACCATAGAATGAAATGTGGGACAGGTTTGATTTATAGGGAAGGGGGCGTCAGAAAAGATGTGCTGTTTGGATGCTGCTCCTGGGGAGTCAGATGGAAACTTTGAACTGCCATAaaggactccaaaattactgcagatggtgactgcagccatgaaattaaaagatgcttgctccttggaagaaaagctatgaccaacctagacagcatttaaaaagcagagacattactttgccaactttgccaaaaatccatctagtcaaggctatggtttttccagtggtcatatatgtatgtgagacttggaccataaagaaagctgagtggtgaagaactgatgcttttgaactgtggtgttggagaagactcttgagagtcccttggacttcaaggagatccaaccagtccatcctaaaagaaatcagtcctcgatattcattgaaagaggactggtgctgaagctccaatactttggccacctgctgtgaagaactgactccttggaaaagaccctgatcctgggaaagattgaaggtaggcgaaggggacgacagaggataagatgattggatggcatcaccaacttgatggacatgagtttgagcaagctctgggagtttgtgatggacagggaagcctggcgtgctgcagtccatggggtcacaaacaattggacatgactgaactgaatgcaggaaAACAGACTGAAGCGTAGTTTGGCCAGATCAGTGGAATGGTGGTCCAGATTGCCAAGTACCAACTGACCTCTTCCCACTCTATCTATAAAAGGGAAACATCCACCCTATAGTGAAATAGAAGGATGGAGCCCACATACCTGGACTCTCAACTTTCTCTGAAGCCAGGAGATAGAATTGGAAAACCACCTCCACTAAGCCCAGCTCTTTCACTCCCCTTTTGTGACTTCTAACAAACAAACTGCTTAAAGGATAGAgagagtattttcttctttttattgtgCCCTTTCTGGTTTGAACAGAGACTGGCATATAGAGCTGGTggactgactgaatgaatgaacatcatTTACTCATTGAGAAGTGGTTTCTTAAAATTTCATCAATTTTAAGATGAATTGTAATTTCTTACAATTTCATTGTCTTATCTAGGAGCTCAGTGTAGAACTTTACTGTTGATGTTTTCACAGAGTTCACTCTGTGATACCAGCTCAAGAATGACTCTAATCAGAAGGGTCTCTTGAAGGATAATAGAGTTTTTGCCTCCTGATAATAAGTGTCCTTTAAATACATTGAGTTTCTCTTTAAAGACTCAGAAGGGCCAAAAAGACTTTAaagggctgaaaaaaaaaatcctaaagctCAAATAATGGAATAGGAGCAGGAAATGGAAAataggaaataggaaaatattttgtacactttcccttcttttctaaCTTATAATCTCATGAATTGGTATCTTCTTTGGATAAACTACATGTATGCACTACAACTGTGGACAATAGAAACTaagttttatttacaaaagatatgttttaattattaggattcagttcagttcagtcactcagtcatgtctgactttttgcaatcccatgaatcgcagcacgccaggcctccctgtccatcaccaactcccggagtttacccaaattcatgcccattgaggcggtgatgccatccagccatctcatcctctgtcgtccccttctcctcctgcccccaaaccctcccagcatcagagtcttttccaatgagtcaactcttcacatgaggtggccgaagtactggagtttcagctttagcatcagtccttctaatgaacacccaggactgatctcctttaggatggactggttggatctcctttcagtccaaggggctctcaagagtcttctccagcaccacagttcaaaagcatcaattctttggcactcagctttcttcacagtccaactctcacatccgtacatgaccactggaaaaaccatagccttgtctagatggacctttgttggcaaagtaatgtctctgtaatTATTAGGATTAGAAGGTGTCAGTAGATTGCTATCCCAACTATATCATAATTTGATGAAGAATTATAGCTCAACAAGTATAGAACCAAAATCAGTTGACCGCTTCCAACTTTTAATGGGTTTTTATCAAACCTCATCCACAAAATTTTCTCATTCAACTATTTGATGATCATTTTTGTAGGCAGGTTATGTTTGAAAGTGTAGTAGAATATCACACTGCTCAAAGCTGCTTCCATAGACCTGTGATAAGGGTAAAAGAAAATATACCAAAGTAAAAGTGCTTTCGGTTTGTTCTTTCAGGAAAAACTCCTGAGGTTTCTTTGCTGTAGAAATCACAGACAGCACGTAAAGGGCAGGCAGATGTCTAAGTGTGAAGGCTTTGGTTGGGGGAGAGACCTTTGAGAAGgaatatagaaaggaaaagataatatGTTGATCTGAGGGGAGAAATtgataatataaaaatgagaagAGTCTGAAAAAGAGAGTTAACAAATTTTTCCCAGAGGATAGGGCTCAGTGCCTCAGATGGGAGTGGGAGTGGTGGGGAAAGGGGCTTCCTTAGGTGGCGttagcattagtggtaaagaacctgcctgccacagcaggagatatgggttcagtccctgggctaggaagatcctctggaggagggcatggcaacttactccagtattctttcctggagaatcccatggacagaagagcctggtgggctataatccatgggctcttaaagagttggacatgacaaaaccgacttggcacacacatacatggtaGGGGAAAGGACCAGGGAGGCGATTAAGAGGAGGATGGAGGCTGGTGGCCATGGTCTTAGggggagagggcagcagagagggGCTAAAGCAAGGAGTGAGAGGAAGGGAAGTGAAGGGGggtcttcaataaaattaaaaatgaaagttttgCTAGATACTTCTCTAAAGAACATACACAAATGGCCaagacacacatgaaaagatgctcaacatctttaGTCATTAGggacatgcaaattaaaaacacaatatcaTGTCATTTCACACACACTGGGATGGCTACAGTCAAACAGAACATAAATGTTGccaagaaagcagagacattggaACTCTCATttattgctagtgggaatgtaaaacagcTCGGCTATGGTGAAGAGCAGTTTGGCATTtgctcaaaaagttaaatatagaattaccaaATGACCcaacagttccactcctgggtatgtacccaaaagaattaaaaacaagttTTTCTATTAATAACAAAAACTTGTACGTGAAAGTTTatagcagtactattcacaatagcccaaagttaggaaaaaacccaaatgtccatcacctGATGAATAGGTAAAAAAAATGTGGCTATTGCCATACAAGGGAACATTATTtagacataaaaaggaatgaggccCTGCTACATTTGACGATATGGAtagatttcaaaaataatatgctaagtgaaagaagccagacacaaaagatcacatattatacgattccatttatatgaaatgtccagatcAGGCAAATCCATAAAGACTGAATACAGACTTGTGGCTTTAAGAgcctgggaggagggaagaatcagttcagttcagtcgctcagttgtcgttcatttgtgtctgacttttcgaccccatggactgcagcatgctaggcttccctgtccattacaaacttctggagcttgttcaaattcatgtccattgagtcggtgatgccatccaatcatctcattctctgtcatccccttctcctcttgccttcagtctttcccagcatcagggtcttttccaatgagtcagttcttcatcaggtggccaaagtattgaagcttcagcatcagcatcagtccttccaaagaatattcaggactgatttccgttaggatcaactggtttgatctccttgcggtccaggggactctcaagagtcttcaacaccacagttcaaaagcatcaattcttcggcactcagccttctttagggtccaactctcacatccatacatgactaatggaaaaaccatagctttgactagacagacctttgttggcaaagtaacgtctctgctttttaatatgttatctaggttggtcacagtttttcttccaagaagcaagtgttttttaatttcatggctgcagtcaccatctgcagtgattttggagccccccaaaataaagtctgtcactgtttccattgtttccccatctatttgccatgaagtgatgggaccagatgccatgatcttagttttttgaatgttgaattttaagccagctttttcactctcctctttcactttcatcaaaaggctgtttagttccttttcactttctgccataagggtggtgtcatctgcatatctgaggttattgatacttctccctgcaaccttgattccagcttgtgcttcatccagttcagcatttcccatgatgtccTGCTTAAAGGGTATGAGGTgccttttgggggtgatgaagaTGTTATGGAACTGTGTAAGCATGAGGTTCCGTGacattgtgaatatactaaatgccactgaattgtacactttaaatggtcAAAATCTTGAATTGTATGAgatgtgaattttacctcaattttgaaaaattgttttaCTAGGAATTTTCAAAGGtacttcatttcctcctcctcaattttttgatattttcttaACAAACTCAGTTTGAATTATTctcaatttatattttgtttgtagGTAAGATAAACCAGAGAGCTGTAATATTTAGGTAAGAGATGcttcattctaatttttaaaagtagttttaaacatttttctggaTAAAATATCATGGTCTCACTTTGTATTCTAGGATGTTTCGAGCTCAATCATTAATTTTTGTGTCAGTAGAGTGAAAGGATCACTAACAGGGAGTTGTGATCCCTTCTTTCTTAAGTAGCCTGACTTACCTCTGATGGATGGTATGTGCACGATTCTTAGGCAAGCATGAGTTCTGAATACATCCTTCAGTTTTCATAAGAGCATATCCTTAGACCTGATTATGTAGAGAGATGTTTGCGGTTATGAACTTTTCACTTTTTGGCCAGCCACTTGCCACCATGGCAAGTTTGAAAGGAAAATGAGCGGCATGATATCCACTGACTCACATAGAGCCAGCCCTGTTCCTCATGGATGTGCGGATAATTACTGCAACTTTGGCTCCAGGTCCGCCTGTGAACTCCCCACCCTTGGAGCTGAGTGGGACCGCTGGTGACCACATGATGACCCTTTTACCTCTGGCCCAAGGCCTGTTTGATCCCATGGGCATGGTGAATCTTGTAAGTCAcaacttttcctctcttttttaccCCACTGATTTCAGAAAGGCTGAGACTTGTGGCTGTAGAATTTAGGAAATAGACTTTCTTGGCATAAATTCTGTGCACTGCCCAAGATTTCGATGTAGTCTTCCTTTCTAATTCATATATAtcagtatatcttttttttcccctccatataATTTTCTGTGGACTGTATGCATTTCTAAGTGGTtgtaattcacatttttaaaagactaagtCAGGGACCAAAAACAGAGCCCAAAGATAAAATTCCATTTCTCTGTGACTTCAAACGATGGTGCAGGATTGTGGCCCCTCCCAtcggctcacacacacacacacacacacacacacacacaggcacacgcaCTCACATGCCCACACACGTACATGCACGCACAGTAGGCGGCAGGCGCGCTGCCCTGCCCACCGTCCTCAGAGCGAAGCTCTTGAATGACAAGGTCCCAGGCTACCGTTTTGATTCAGAGCTCCTCGTCAGAACCCGAGTCAGAGCGGCCTTTATCTCCTTGTTCCTCAGACTGTAGATGAGCGGATTCAACATAGGGGTCACCACCGCGTAGAAGAGCACCACCACCTTGTCCTGCTCGGCGGAGGCGGTGGAGCGGGGCTGCATGTAGGTAACCAGGGCCATGCCGTAAGACATGGAGACCACGGTGAGGTGCGAGGTGCAGGTCCCGAAGGCTTTGCGGCGCCCCCCGCTGGAGCGGATCCGCAAGATGGCGGCCACAATGCGGGCGTAGGACAGCGCGACCAGGCAGCAGGGCACCAAAAGCACCACCACGCTGGATGCCAGTATAACCGCCTGGTTGAGGGTGACGTCCACGCAGGCCAAGCTGACGAGCGCCAGCGTCTCACAGGCCATATGGTTCAGCACGTGGCGCCCACAGGTGGGCAGACGCACAGTGACCGCGGTCTCCACTGCCGCGTTCGCCAGGCCCACGAGCCAGGAGACGCCTGCCAGGCCTGCGCAGAGCCGCGGCCCCATGACGGCCGCGTAGCGCAGGGGGTCGCAGACAGCCACGTAGCGATCATAGGCCATGGCGGCTAGCAGCAGGAACTCGGTGCCCCCAAGGGCCAGCGAGAAGAAGTGCTGGGTACCACATCGGGCGGAGGAGATGGTCTTCTTCTCCAGGAGGAAGTGCGCCAGCATCTGGGGAACCCCGCTGGAGGTGTAGCAGATGTCCACTACGGAGAGGTTGccgaggaagaagtacatgggcaGCTGGAGGCGGGGGTCCAGCCAGACCAGCACGAGGATGAGCCCGTTGCCCAGCAAGGTCAGAAGATAGGTGGCCCCAAACAGGACAAACAGCCCAGCCTGGGTCTGCCGGTCCCCGGAGAGGCCCAGTAGGACAAACTCACTCACCCAGGTCAGGTTGTCCCTCCCCATGGAGCAGGCGGGCCAGGCTGCCAAGGGAGGAGCAGAGGCAGGGAAGGGCAAGTAAAGGTCTCTCCTTAGGAGTCTGGAATTAAGCCATGGGCCAGGACTGGAGCTGGAAGTGGGGCACCTCCCCTCAGGTTCCTTAACCTAGGTGCTGAGGGGACAACGCCATGAGGCGGGAGGGAAGAGATTTAAGTTCTCACGGTGGACTCAAGGATGAAGTCCCTGTTCTGGTCGTCCTTAGACATCTAGGATCCAACACAGTTAAAATTACATAGGATATAAGCGATCAGTGTAAAAGGAAAGATAGAGGAAAAGGtggtggagagaagggaggaagggtgattggaaagaaaaaaggaagtaaaagagaaagaaaaactagggaagggaggtgggaaagcaaaaaaggagggaaggaaagtggaaggcagggaagaaaggaaagagtctCCAGTGTGGGTGGCCAAAGAAGCCTCTTGAGACTAAGAGGAGCGCCTAGGGGTCGATGCCTAAAGGTCTGAACTCATTTGCTCCTTATGTTTTCTCTGGGGTTCAGGTCTGGGTCTCTGCCTAGTCTTCTCACATAGCTCTTGTGCCCAGCAGTCTGGATAAAGTTTAAATCAGTATCTCTAAGCCCCTGCTGTGTGTCACGGACTGTGCGAGACATCAGACACCTgtctgtgaaacagaaatacag contains:
- the OR2R3 gene encoding olfactory receptor family 2 subfamily R member 3, with product MGRDNLTWVSEFVLLGLSGDRQTQAGLFVLFGATYLLTLLGNGLILVLVWLDPRLQLPMYFFLGNLSVVDICYTSSGVPQMLAHFLLEKKTISSARCGTQHFFSLALGGTEFLLLAAMAYDRYVAVCDPLRYAAVMGPRLCAGLAGVSWLVGLANAAVETAVTVRLPTCGRHVLNHMACETLALVSLACVDVTLNQAVILASSVVVLLVPCCLVALSYARIVAAILRIRSSGGRRKAFGTCTSHLTVVSMSYGMALVTYMQPRSTASAEQDKVVVLFYAVVTPMLNPLIYSLRNKEIKAALTRVLTRSSESKR